GGGTGTTGGCGATGTGCGGGGTGATCACCGCGTTCTCGAGCTCCCACAACGGATGCCCGGCGGGCAGGGGCTCGGGATCGGTGACGTCGAGCACCGCACCGGCGATCGCACCCGTCTTCAGGGCGTCGACCAAGGCGTCGGTGTCGACGAGGTTGCCGCGCGCGACGTTCACCAGCCACGCCGTCTCCGGCATCTCCGTCAGCACCGCGGCGTCGACGAGCCGGTCGGTCGCGGCGGTCGCGGGAGCGGCGATCACGAAGTGGTCGGCAGTCGACCACACCTCGGCGGCCCGTTCGGCCGGCAGGGTCACCTTCGCGCCGTCGACGGGCCGCCCCGACCGGTTGACCGCGACGACCTCGGCGCCGAGCGCGTGCAGACGCGGGATCATGGCGCGGCCGATGCCGCCGCAGCCGACGATCGCCACAGTGGAGCCGTGCAGGGTCCGGACACGGGGGTCCAGGCGGTCCTTGGTCCACTCCCGGGCGGTCACCGAGGCGTGGAACTGGCGTAGCCCCACGAGCAGCGCGCCGACGGCGTACTCGGCGACGTTGTCGGCATACACCCCGGACGCGTTCGCCCACATCCGGCGGTCGTCGATCAGACCCGCACGGAAGAACGGTTCGATACCGGCGAAGGTGAGCTGCACCCATCGCACCCGGTCGGGCAGTTCGGGGAAGTCCTCGGCCCCACCCGTCCAGACGAGGGCGTCGGCGTCGTCGAGAGCGGAGAGCGTGCCGCCCCCGGCGACGACGGCGGCGGCGAGATGGTCGTCGTGCTCGGGCCCGATGTGGATGCGCATGCCGCGACCCTAACGGCAGGACGATCGCGGCGGGATGTCGAGATCGGCGGAGCGGCTCCGTCCCAGGAGCGAACACGGCCACAATGGGCCGTACCGCACGGAGGAGAAGACCATGGCCAAGTACCTGCTGCTCAAGCACTACCGAGGCGCCCCGGCCGCGGTGAACGACGTACCCATGGATCAGTGGGAGCCGGACGAGGTCTCGGCCCACATCCGGTACATGCAGGATTTCGCCGCCCGTCTCGAGAGCACCGGCGAGTTCGTCGACGCACAGGCGCTCTCCCCGGAGGGCACCTTCGTCCGCTACGACGGCGAGGGGCGTCCCCCGGTCACCGACGGACCGTTCCCGGAGACGAAGGATCTCATCGCCGGGTGGATGGTGATCGACGTCGACAGCTACGACCGGGCGTTGGGACTGGCCGCGGAACTGTCGGCCGCGCCGGGAGCGGGCGGGAAGCCGATCCACGAATGGCTCGAGGTGCGCCCGTTCATGTCCGAGCCGCCGACCGTCACGGAGTGACGTCATGGACACCGTCACGGAGTGAGATTTGGACGAGTCGCTGCTGCGCACGCTCGTCCCCGATGTGATCGGCATCCTCGTCCGTCGCGGAGCGGATTTCGCGTCGGCCGAGGATGCCGTGCAGGACGCGCTCGTCGAAGCCCTGCGGGTGTGGCCGGAGGATCCGCCGCGCGACCCGAAGGGCTGGCTGGTCGCGGTGGCGTGGCGCAGGTTCCTCGATGCGGTGCGCGCCGACGCGTCCCGCAGGCGCCGGGAGGTCCTCGTCGAGGCGGAGCCCCGGCCCGGACCGGGCGCACCGGTGGACGACACGCTCGCGTTGTATTTCCTGTGCGCCCACCCTTCGCTCACTCCGGCGTCGGCGGTGGCGCTGACCCTGCGGGCCGTCGGCGGGCTGACCACCCGGCAGATCGCACAGGCCTATCTCGTTCCGGAAGCGACGATGGCCCAGCGCATCAGCCGGGCCAAGCGCACGATCTCGGAGGTCCGGCTGGACCGGCCGGGGGATGTCGCGACGGTACTGCGGGTGCTCTATCTCGTGTTCAACGAGGGTTGTTCGGGTGACGTCGACCTGGCGACCGAGGCCATCCGGCTCACGCGTCGGCTGGCAGCGGTGATCGACCATCCCGAGGTGTCGGGTCTGCTCGCGCTCATGCTGCTCCACCATGCCCGCCGTCCGGCACGGACCGGGCCGGACGGCGGTCTCGTCCCGCTCGCCGAACAGGACCGCGGCCTGTGGGACACGGACATGATCGCGGAGGGCGTGGCGGTCCTGCAGGCGGCGCTCGCCCGCGACCGGCTCGGGGAGTTCCAGGCGCAGGCGGCCGTCGCCGCCCTGCACGCCGACGCACGCACTGTGGAGGAGACCGACTGGGCGCAGATCGTCGAGTGGTACGACGAGCTGCTGCGCTTCACGGACAATCCGGTGGCCCGCCTCAACCGTGCCGTCGCGGTCGGGGAGGCCGAGGGACCGCACGCCGGTCTCGCGGCGCTGGCGGAGCTCGATCCCGGCCTGCCCCGCTACACGGCGGCCGCGGCGTACCTCCACGAACGTGCCGGCGACCCGGAGAGGGCGGCGCAGCTGTACGCGGAGGCGGCACGGTTGGCGACGAGCCTTCCCGAGCGGGATCATCTGGTGCGCTGTGCCGCGCGGTTGCGCAACTCTTCCTGAGCGCCGGTTCGGGGTTCTCCCCCATCGGAAGATCCGGTTCCGCACCGGATGTGCCGACGACGCGGGATCACGAGGATCGTCACCGTGAGAGTTCTCGTGCGCCTGCTCGCCGTCCCCCTCGTCCTCTTCGCGGCCTTCGTGGCCGTCATCGGCGGGCTGGCCGTCCACGCCTGGACGACCCGGGCGGTGGACACGACCGGCCGCGTCGCGTTCGACACTCCCCTGCGCATCCCGCCCGTGGAGACCGGTACCGTCGATGCCGACGGCACACGCGTGTTCGACCTGACGATGCAGCGCGGCACGAGCGATCTCGGGCACGGCCCCGGCACCCGGACGTGGGGTGTGAACGGCGATCATCTCGGGCCGACCCTGCGCGCCGAGCGCGGCGAGAAGGTGCGCGTGAACGTCACGAACGCACTCGGTGAGACGAGCAGCATGCACTGGCACGGCATGCGCCTGCCCGCCGCCATGGACGGTGGTCCGCACCAGCCGATCGAACCGGATACGACCTGGTCGCCGTACTGGACCGTCGACCAGCCCGCCGCGACCCTCTGGTACCACCCGCATCTGCACGGCTCCACCGCCGCCCATGTGTACCGGGGCGTGGCGGGCATGTTCCTGGTCGACGAACCCGGTGCGCCGCCTCTCCCGCACGACTACGGCGTCGACGACGTCCCCGTGATCGTGCAGGACAAGCGGTTCGACGGCGATCAGTTCGCGGAGGACGACGCGATGTTCTCCGATGTCGGGCTCCTCGGCGACGAGATCCTCGTCAACGGCACGCCGCGGCCGTTCCTCGAGGTCGGTACCGAGGCAGTGCGGCTGCGGGTTCTCAACGCGTCGAACGCACGGGTCTACGACTTCTCCTTCGACACCGGGATGCCCTTCCTGCTCGTCGGCAGCGACGGAGGCCTGCTCGAGCAGCCGCGGCCGATCCGCAGCATCCAGCTGTCGCCGGGTGAGCGCGCCGAGATCGTCGTCCGGCCGGAACCGGGCTCGCGGCACGTGCTGCGCAGTACCCCACCGGACCTGCGGAGCGATTTCTGG
This region of Rhodococcus sp. Z13 genomic DNA includes:
- a CDS encoding D-isomer specific 2-hydroxyacid dehydrogenase family protein, with translation MRIHIGPEHDDHLAAAVVAGGGTLSALDDADALVWTGGAEDFPELPDRVRWVQLTFAGIEPFFRAGLIDDRRMWANASGVYADNVAEYAVGALLVGLRQFHASVTAREWTKDRLDPRVRTLHGSTVAIVGCGGIGRAMIPRLHALGAEVVAVNRSGRPVDGAKVTLPAERAAEVWSTADHFVIAAPATAATDRLVDAAVLTEMPETAWLVNVARGNLVDTDALVDALKTGAIAGAVLDVTDPEPLPAGHPLWELENAVITPHIANTRTHLTANFAPTLEENVRRFLKGEELLARVDPSVGY
- a CDS encoding YciI family protein, with translation MAKYLLLKHYRGAPAAVNDVPMDQWEPDEVSAHIRYMQDFAARLESTGEFVDAQALSPEGTFVRYDGEGRPPVTDGPFPETKDLIAGWMVIDVDSYDRALGLAAELSAAPGAGGKPIHEWLEVRPFMSEPPTVTE
- a CDS encoding RNA polymerase sigma factor, encoding MDESLLRTLVPDVIGILVRRGADFASAEDAVQDALVEALRVWPEDPPRDPKGWLVAVAWRRFLDAVRADASRRRREVLVEAEPRPGPGAPVDDTLALYFLCAHPSLTPASAVALTLRAVGGLTTRQIAQAYLVPEATMAQRISRAKRTISEVRLDRPGDVATVLRVLYLVFNEGCSGDVDLATEAIRLTRRLAAVIDHPEVSGLLALMLLHHARRPARTGPDGGLVPLAEQDRGLWDTDMIAEGVAVLQAALARDRLGEFQAQAAVAALHADARTVEETDWAQIVEWYDELLRFTDNPVARLNRAVAVGEAEGPHAGLAALAELDPGLPRYTAAAAYLHERAGDPERAAQLYAEAARLATSLPERDHLVRCAARLRNSS
- a CDS encoding multicopper oxidase family protein codes for the protein MCRRRGITRIVTVRVLVRLLAVPLVLFAAFVAVIGGLAVHAWTTRAVDTTGRVAFDTPLRIPPVETGTVDADGTRVFDLTMQRGTSDLGHGPGTRTWGVNGDHLGPTLRAERGEKVRVNVTNALGETSSMHWHGMRLPAAMDGGPHQPIEPDTTWSPYWTVDQPAATLWYHPHLHGSTAAHVYRGVAGMFLVDEPGAPPLPHDYGVDDVPVIVQDKRFDGDQFAEDDAMFSDVGLLGDEILVNGTPRPFLEVGTEAVRLRVLNASNARVYDFSFDTGMPFLLVGSDGGLLEQPRPIRSIQLSPGERAEIVVRPEPGSRHVLRSTPPDLRSDFWQDRFSGGDDRIDVLELRVAADLAPSPAIPEQLTTLPELGDPTGTREVELTSSSTIDGREMDMSRIDQVVVAGSTELWEVRNASGTIHNFHIHDTQFEIVDVTGMHPDHPSLAGRKDTVFLPPGATARLLVPFGRHPDPQMPYMYHCHLLKHEDNGMMGQFVVVGAEHIDEVTGTVGTDHHAHSGG